ACTTTACGTGTACCGCTTTGACACACGCGAGCAATGTCATTACGGGCTAAATCCACTAACATTAAATGTTCAGCTTGCTCTTTATGATCAAGACGTAATTCTAATTCCAAACGCGCATCCAATTCAGGGTCAATATTGCCATGCGCATCAAAACCACGCGGGCGAGAACCTGCAATTGGATAGATTTCTAATTGACGATTATCTGGCGCATATTTCAGCGCACTTTCTGGTGACGCACCGAATAAAATGAAATCTTCATCGTTCATGTAGAACATGTAAGGGCTTGGATTGTTATGTTTTAATTGCGCATAGCTCGCAAGGGTATTCGGGCATGCTAATGAAAAACGGCGAGATGGCACGATTTGGAACACATCACCAATATTAATATGATGTTTTAATGCTTTGACAATACCGATAAATTCAGGATCTTCAAAGTTGGTGCAGACCTCATCACTTGCTGCTTTAATGGAAAATACGCCATCAATATTTTTTAATTTTTGGGCAATAGAAAGTGCTGTTTTTGCGACTTCCACTTGTTCTTCTTGGCTAAAGCAAAAGCTTTTTAAGGTCGCTTGTTGGCTTTGGTGATCGATGGTAATTAAGTTTTCTGCGAGATAGAAGCTGTAATCTGGGCAGTGAATACCATCATCTTTTAATTCAACACCTTGCATTGGAATAAAATTTGCCACCAAATCATAAGCAAATAAACCACCTAAAAAGACTGGCGTGCTGCTATGTTGGTAATGGTTAGAGATTACACGAAGACCATCAAAGATTGTTGCAGCTTGTAATTTACTGTCTTCATCTAATTGATTATCGAGCGGTGCAAATTGAACAGAAAATTCATTATCAAAATTGACCGCACTTACAGTGCCGAGTTGGCTTAATACGGGATGAATTTCTTTTAACACTTGTTTACCGTTCGCATTTAGCGCTCTAAATGT
The sequence above is a segment of the Haemophilus parainfluenzae genome. Coding sequences within it:
- the trpE gene encoding anthranilate synthase component I is translated as MKNTPFIAVTSQPVPYHADTTAIFNTLCQQNSNSLLLDSAEIGSKNSLQSLILINAAVKITCFGNQVTFRALNANGKQVLKEIHPVLSQLGTVSAVNFDNEFSVQFAPLDNQLDEDSKLQAATIFDGLRVISNHYQHSSTPVFLGGLFAYDLVANFIPMQGVELKDDGIHCPDYSFYLAENLITIDHQSQQATLKSFCFSQEEQVEVAKTALSIAQKLKNIDGVFSIKAASDEVCTNFEDPEFIGIVKALKHHINIGDVFQIVPSRRFSLACPNTLASYAQLKHNNPSPYMFYMNDEDFILFGASPESALKYAPDNRQLEIYPIAGSRPRGFDAHGNIDPELDARLELELRLDHKEQAEHLMLVDLARNDIARVCQSGTRKVAELMQVDRYSHIMHLVSRVVGKLRPELDALHAYQACMNMGTLTGAPKIKAMQLIYQFEQQKRHSYGGAVGYLTSDGHFDTCIVIRSAFVQNGIAHIQAGCGEVLDSDPQMEADETRHKAAAVLKAIKQINTQAK